The following coding sequences lie in one Rhizobium binae genomic window:
- a CDS encoding pyrroline-5-carboxylate reductase — protein MMINSIGFVGTGAITEAMVRGLLATPAYASEIHVSPRSAHISATLAEEFAAVRIAGDNQTVVDRSDMVFLAIRPQIAEEVVRALSFRKGQLVVSLVAATERQALLDWIGADVHLVQAIPLPFVAQRQGVTAILPPDAAVAALFDTLGTAVECQSKREYDLLAAASSMMSTYFGIMETLAGWLEKSGLERPKANAYIAPLFASLAQKANSPGTEPFSALSREFATKGGLNEQVLSDVDKKGGLAALTAALDGVLARIEGRSS, from the coding sequence GTGATGATCAACAGCATTGGTTTCGTCGGCACCGGCGCGATCACCGAAGCGATGGTTCGCGGACTTCTGGCCACACCGGCTTACGCTTCCGAGATCCACGTTTCGCCGCGGAGCGCGCACATTTCCGCGACATTGGCAGAGGAGTTCGCCGCTGTCAGGATTGCCGGTGACAACCAGACTGTCGTCGATCGCAGCGACATGGTGTTCCTGGCGATCCGGCCGCAGATCGCTGAGGAGGTCGTGCGGGCGCTCTCGTTCCGGAAGGGCCAACTGGTCGTCAGCCTCGTTGCAGCGACGGAGCGTCAGGCACTTCTCGATTGGATCGGTGCCGACGTGCATCTCGTCCAGGCCATCCCCCTGCCCTTTGTTGCACAGCGGCAAGGCGTCACCGCCATCCTCCCGCCCGATGCCGCCGTCGCGGCGCTGTTCGATACGCTCGGAACTGCCGTCGAGTGCCAGTCGAAAAGGGAATACGACCTTCTCGCAGCGGCGAGCTCCATGATGTCGACCTATTTCGGTATAATGGAAACCTTAGCCGGCTGGCTGGAAAAAAGCGGTCTCGAAAGGCCGAAAGCAAATGCTTACATCGCTCCACTTTTCGCAAGTCTGGCGCAGAAGGCCAATAGCCCAGGCACCGAGCCGTTCAGCGCGCTGAGCCGCGAATTCGCCACCAAGGGCGGATTGAACGAGCAGGTTCTTTCCGACGTCGACAAGAAGGGCGGCCTTGCCGCGTTGACCGCAGCGCTCGACGGCGTGCTCGCCCGAATCGAGGGCCGCAGCAGCTGA
- a CDS encoding TadE/TadG family type IV pilus assembly protein, which produces MIKKRSLSLLLFARYRLLDLARDRLAASGVEFALVLPILVMLLFGTVDLGHALTVSRKIDEIASTTGDLIGQQSSWTSSDVTKLLSGASFILQPYDTSGLTITVAVKDISKSGNATVNWSAAFNTSALNSGTASAIDIPPQIKDAGVQVVLTRVQYTLTTPVSAFFSNFTGQNGYSFDHHFFNRPRVSDTIGYK; this is translated from the coding sequence ATGATCAAAAAGCGAAGCCTTTCCCTGCTCCTCTTCGCCCGATACCGCCTGCTTGATCTTGCGCGCGACCGGCTGGCTGCTTCCGGCGTCGAATTTGCGCTGGTCCTGCCGATCCTGGTGATGCTGCTGTTCGGCACCGTCGATCTCGGCCATGCGCTGACGGTCAGCCGCAAGATCGACGAAATCGCCTCCACGACGGGCGATCTGATCGGACAGCAGAGTTCCTGGACAAGTTCCGACGTTACCAAGCTTCTTTCCGGTGCCAGCTTCATTCTGCAGCCCTATGACACGAGCGGGCTTACGATCACCGTCGCGGTGAAAGATATCAGCAAAAGCGGCAACGCCACCGTCAACTGGTCCGCGGCGTTCAATACCTCGGCGCTGAATTCTGGTACGGCGAGCGCAATAGACATCCCCCCGCAAATCAAGGATGCCGGCGTCCAGGTCGTGCTGACCCGGGTGCAATACACATTGACGACACCGGTCTCGGCGTTTTTCTCAAATTTCACCGGGCAGAACGGCTACAGCTTCGACCATCATTTCTTCAATCGCCCGCGCGTGAGCGACACGATCGGTTACAAATAG
- a CDS encoding TadE/TadG family type IV pilus assembly protein, protein MKAEEKLAPLRRLLGDRQGVAAIEFAILALPLFIMLFGIIEVSLMFFVNSALDASVHKISRMIRTGEVASSKITLAGFKAKICDDMLLSFNCSTDLVVKVNVLSDLSSATSTDPIDNSGNLAVTETFDVGKGGDYILVQTFLPWDTVVNFLTLSSAQLSDGRYLLGSSALFRNEPF, encoded by the coding sequence ATGAAGGCCGAAGAAAAGCTTGCGCCGCTTCGCCGTCTGCTCGGCGATCGTCAAGGGGTTGCTGCGATCGAATTCGCGATCCTCGCCCTGCCGCTCTTCATCATGTTGTTCGGCATCATCGAAGTGTCGTTGATGTTCTTCGTCAACTCTGCGCTGGACGCTTCGGTTCACAAAATCTCCCGGATGATCCGCACGGGCGAAGTTGCGTCGTCGAAGATCACACTCGCCGGGTTCAAGGCGAAAATTTGCGACGACATGCTTTTGTCGTTCAACTGCTCCACCGATCTCGTGGTCAAGGTGAATGTGCTTTCCGACCTGTCATCGGCTACCAGCACCGACCCGATCGACAATAGCGGAAATCTTGCCGTCACCGAGACCTTCGATGTCGGCAAGGGCGGCGATTATATTCTGGTCCAGACATTCCTGCCTTGGGACACCGTCGTCAACTTCCTCACCTTGTCGAGCGCCCAGCTTTCCGACGGTCGCTATCTTCTTGGTTCGTCCGCTTTGTTCCGCAACGAGCCCTTCTGA
- a CDS encoding TadE/TadG family type IV pilus assembly protein: MISRLSYSFGRLLGALRGLGRDKTGNVAIIVALSLVPMLVAVGASFDYIRSYNVRQRMQSDLDTAVIAAVKQINNTEDTEALKQKVSDWFHAQVENSYALGEIEIDTTNHNITATASGTVPTTFMKIANIDTVNVSVASAVKGPATSYLSVYIVIDTSPSMLLAATTAGQSTMYSGIGCQFACHTGDAHTVGKTKYANNYEYSTAKNIKLRADVAGDAVREVLDMIDESDSNHERIKVGLYSLGDTLAEVLAPTLSTDTARTRLSNPSYGLTSATSKAATYFDVSLATLKQKVGPGGDGTSSASPLKLVLLLTDGVQSQREWVTNGVVWKNGQATSGSYWNKVAPLNPDWCGYLKNQSDTMAVLYTEYLPLTSDWGYNATVGSTMASANWKNTWGGTMDSGVSTSITRRDYIPYALADCASSKSLFISATSSTEITAGLSALFTQYLSSVRLTQ, translated from the coding sequence TTGATTTCTCGGCTTTCATATTCCTTCGGTCGGCTCTTGGGAGCCCTTCGCGGTCTCGGCAGGGACAAAACCGGCAATGTCGCGATCATCGTTGCCCTCAGCCTGGTGCCGATGCTCGTCGCAGTCGGCGCGAGCTTCGACTACATCCGCAGCTACAATGTCCGGCAGAGGATGCAGAGCGACCTCGATACAGCCGTGATCGCCGCGGTCAAACAGATCAATAACACTGAAGATACCGAGGCGCTGAAACAAAAGGTTTCCGATTGGTTCCATGCACAGGTCGAAAACAGCTACGCGCTTGGCGAGATCGAGATCGATACGACCAACCACAACATTACGGCGACGGCGAGCGGCACCGTTCCCACCACCTTCATGAAGATCGCCAATATCGACACTGTGAACGTCAGCGTCGCGAGCGCCGTCAAGGGTCCAGCCACCTCCTACCTCAGCGTCTATATCGTCATAGACACCTCGCCGTCGATGCTCCTGGCAGCAACGACGGCGGGCCAGTCGACGATGTATTCCGGCATCGGCTGCCAATTCGCCTGCCATACCGGCGATGCTCATACGGTCGGCAAGACGAAATATGCAAACAACTACGAATACAGCACGGCAAAGAACATTAAGCTGCGCGCCGATGTCGCCGGCGACGCGGTCCGTGAAGTGCTCGACATGATCGACGAGTCCGACAGCAACCACGAACGGATCAAGGTTGGACTCTACAGCCTCGGAGATACTCTGGCGGAAGTTCTTGCTCCGACATTGAGCACGGATACGGCACGGACGCGCCTTTCAAACCCGAGTTACGGCCTGACCAGCGCAACCTCCAAAGCAGCCACTTACTTCGACGTTTCGCTCGCGACGCTGAAGCAGAAAGTCGGGCCCGGCGGGGACGGAACCTCGTCCGCTTCGCCGCTCAAGCTGGTTCTGTTGTTGACCGACGGAGTTCAGTCGCAGCGCGAATGGGTGACCAACGGGGTGGTATGGAAGAATGGGCAAGCGACATCCGGTTCGTATTGGAACAAGGTTGCGCCTCTTAACCCGGACTGGTGCGGGTATCTGAAGAACCAATCTGACACGATGGCTGTGCTTTACACCGAATATTTGCCGCTTACATCAGACTGGGGTTACAACGCCACCGTTGGCTCGACCATGGCGAGCGCCAATTGGAAGAACACCTGGGGCGGCACTATGGATAGCGGCGTGTCGACCAGCATCACCAGACGGGACTATATCCCCTACGCGCTCGCCGACTGCGCATCGTCGAAAAGTCTGTTCATATCGGCCACCTCGTCGACCGAAATCACGGCGGGCCTGTCGGCGCTCTTCACCCAATATCTCTCTTCCGTCCGGCTGACCCAATGA
- a CDS encoding methyl-accepting chemotaxis protein translates to MIRGLMSRARIQTKVLALLAPFVISLCAVGLTGYYASRLLEGRMEISNHVLQSLNGFKHVSSSMTGFLMKPSLEARDTALADAREQLANLNETIKTLRPTTDVELLERALDQSQIIPQKIEAIWQIETGQQKILSDVDAASAALLDLQGEVGKRSFMLMASAKKMENANKSGLSNSLSIIAAASVATKFRNDYTNATTPPDKLSLLAKFSPDLQKAREQLSPAIGTDRQALATQYAAAVDAVANASKASPDTLDIPTMDTAVANLVATGDSLKTIGDDLMRTSVLALAASDKDISQATNVGNELRAIVNSNNEIRVGFAELAGKPDDTRVKKVQQSIYMYQTELGRLAGVVTDDPVFAEIPKKAQPVLDLLAANAAALSEGAARKLAEFDSAAGQIDNTWNLLAQFAETQKQNAGQDRQQANRISGGAIVVGILIAMAAGSALVFTLKGPITQITAAMRKIAEGRLDTTITGETRADEIGEMARALSVFKQNALSKVEMEQQSEIARRAAESERARNELERRSAKVQVDAAIEALAEGLTRLSRGELNFAIDTPFAAELDRIRTDFNMSVAGLRETLCDIRETSSLISDNGRQMAEAVDDLASRTEKQAVAVEETAAAVQEISSAVNTSSERAAAALALVQRAKQGADASASVVQNLVSAMGRIEDASGKIAQIVSAIDSIAFQTNLLALNAGVEAARAGEAGKGFAVVAQEVRELAQRSARAAKEIGELINNSVREVASGSEFVGRTGDALMEISSEIVHIVGHIELIASSSRDQATTLQSINASVNDIDRMTQQNAAMVEETNAATRQLSSEALALTDMIARFRLEGRESRASTRYEAAA, encoded by the coding sequence ATGATACGTGGTTTGATGTCGCGGGCTCGCATACAGACGAAGGTGCTCGCGCTTTTGGCACCATTTGTCATTAGCCTATGCGCAGTAGGGTTGACGGGATACTACGCGTCGAGACTTCTCGAAGGGCGGATGGAGATCTCTAACCATGTTTTGCAGTCTCTGAACGGGTTCAAACATGTTTCTTCAAGCATGACCGGCTTTCTGATGAAGCCGTCGCTTGAAGCTCGTGACACCGCGCTTGCGGACGCCCGAGAGCAATTGGCAAACCTGAACGAGACGATCAAGACTCTAAGGCCGACGACCGATGTGGAGCTTCTCGAACGGGCGCTCGATCAGTCGCAAATCATCCCGCAAAAGATCGAAGCGATCTGGCAAATCGAAACGGGACAGCAGAAAATTCTCAGTGATGTGGACGCTGCTTCCGCGGCACTTCTTGACCTGCAAGGGGAGGTTGGCAAACGCTCGTTTATGCTGATGGCCAGTGCGAAAAAGATGGAAAATGCCAACAAGAGCGGCCTGAGCAATTCCCTCTCCATCATCGCGGCCGCCAGTGTTGCGACAAAATTTCGCAATGATTATACGAACGCTACAACGCCGCCTGACAAGCTTAGCCTTCTAGCCAAATTTTCACCCGATTTGCAGAAGGCAAGGGAGCAGCTTTCGCCTGCGATAGGGACCGACAGACAAGCCCTCGCCACGCAGTATGCCGCTGCGGTAGATGCCGTCGCCAACGCTTCGAAGGCGTCGCCGGACACTTTGGATATCCCGACAATGGATACCGCCGTTGCCAATCTTGTTGCAACTGGCGACAGTCTCAAGACGATTGGCGACGACCTGATGCGGACCTCCGTACTCGCACTTGCCGCGTCTGATAAGGATATCTCTCAGGCCACGAATGTCGGCAACGAACTGCGTGCTATCGTTAACAGCAATAACGAGATCCGCGTCGGCTTCGCCGAACTCGCCGGCAAACCAGACGACACGCGCGTGAAAAAAGTCCAGCAATCGATCTACATGTATCAGACCGAGCTTGGCCGTCTCGCCGGCGTGGTGACTGACGATCCGGTTTTTGCCGAAATTCCGAAGAAGGCTCAACCCGTCCTCGATTTACTTGCGGCGAACGCGGCAGCTCTCTCTGAAGGTGCGGCGCGCAAGCTTGCCGAGTTCGACAGCGCCGCGGGGCAGATCGACAACACCTGGAACCTGCTTGCGCAATTCGCCGAGACCCAGAAGCAAAATGCTGGGCAGGATCGTCAACAGGCCAACAGGATATCCGGCGGCGCGATTGTCGTCGGCATCCTGATTGCTATGGCCGCAGGTTCGGCGCTAGTCTTCACCCTGAAGGGACCTATCACCCAGATTACCGCAGCGATGCGCAAGATTGCAGAGGGAAGGCTCGACACTACAATCACCGGTGAGACACGAGCCGACGAAATCGGGGAAATGGCCCGTGCGCTTTCCGTCTTCAAACAAAATGCGCTGTCGAAAGTCGAGATGGAACAACAGTCCGAGATCGCGCGTCGTGCGGCGGAATCTGAGCGCGCCCGCAACGAACTCGAACGACGTAGCGCCAAGGTTCAGGTTGACGCCGCAATCGAGGCGCTTGCAGAAGGGCTCACGCGGCTGTCGCGCGGGGAGTTGAATTTTGCGATCGATACGCCCTTTGCCGCCGAACTCGACCGGATCCGCACCGATTTCAACATGTCGGTGGCGGGTCTCAGGGAGACGCTCTGCGATATCCGCGAGACGTCTTCCCTCATCAGCGACAATGGCCGACAGATGGCGGAAGCCGTTGATGACCTGGCCAGTCGAACGGAGAAGCAGGCGGTTGCAGTGGAAGAAACCGCAGCGGCAGTTCAGGAGATTTCTTCCGCCGTCAACACCTCTTCAGAACGGGCAGCAGCAGCGCTTGCGCTTGTCCAACGCGCTAAGCAGGGCGCCGACGCCTCGGCTTCAGTAGTCCAAAACTTGGTTTCGGCGATGGGACGGATTGAGGACGCGTCGGGCAAGATCGCTCAGATTGTCAGCGCCATCGATTCCATCGCTTTCCAGACCAATCTCTTGGCCCTGAATGCGGGAGTCGAAGCGGCGAGAGCGGGTGAGGCTGGCAAGGGGTTTGCTGTCGTGGCGCAGGAAGTGCGGGAACTGGCGCAGCGATCGGCTCGCGCAGCCAAGGAGATCGGCGAACTCATCAACAATTCCGTCCGAGAGGTTGCGTCGGGGTCCGAGTTCGTCGGCCGCACTGGCGATGCGCTGATGGAGATTTCTAGCGAGATCGTCCACATCGTCGGCCATATTGAACTGATCGCCTCGTCAAGCCGCGACCAAGCGACGACGCTCCAGTCGATCAACGCGTCCGTCAACGATATTGATCGTATGACGCAGCAAAATGCCGCGATGGTGGAAGAGACGAATGCCGCCACCCGGCAGCTATCGTCAGAGGCGCTCGCACTTACCGACATGATCGCACGCTTTCGGCTTGAAGGCCGCGAGAGCCGGGCTTCAACACGCTACGAGGCTGCGGCGTGA
- a CDS encoding universal stress protein has translation MFKKILIATDGSDHSKKAIELGSALAAKDGAEVVLVHVLLTGEVDADVQRLIDVEYPVSKPMPKPTDDARNDILAIEPQGFDIAKHKAASYRIFQILGDQIVQQAVRTLKTKGVNDIQSLVLEGNPAEQILKAIADEEPDLVICGARGLSSFAALLFGSVSNKIAHMCPVTCITVR, from the coding sequence ATGTTCAAGAAGATTCTCATTGCAACTGATGGCTCGGATCATTCGAAAAAGGCAATTGAGCTAGGGAGTGCTTTGGCTGCGAAGGATGGAGCAGAAGTCGTCTTGGTTCATGTTCTGTTGACCGGCGAAGTGGATGCAGATGTCCAGCGACTGATCGACGTCGAATATCCGGTTTCGAAGCCTATGCCGAAACCTACCGACGATGCGCGGAACGACATTCTCGCGATCGAGCCGCAAGGTTTCGATATCGCCAAACATAAGGCGGCCTCGTACCGAATCTTCCAGATTCTGGGTGATCAAATAGTCCAGCAGGCAGTACGGACGCTGAAGACGAAAGGCGTGAATGATATCCAAAGCCTGGTGCTGGAGGGCAATCCCGCCGAACAGATCCTGAAGGCAATCGCCGACGAAGAGCCGGACCTCGTGATCTGCGGAGCGAGGGGGCTTTCTAGCTTTGCAGCGTTGCTCTTCGGCAGTGTCTCCAACAAGATTGCACACATGTGCCCGGTAACCTGCATCACGGTTCGATGA
- a CDS encoding L,D-transpeptidase — translation MQDPDLTAAAPRRCDQSSVTAVGGTQVLQRPQPGLSSRSCAIFAIMQRILAALAIAILFHAPCAEATSSELQIIVHISRQQMWLLQSGTHAYLGPVSTARRGYRTPTGKFRPLRLERVWYSTRYDRSPMPYSIFFHGGYAIHGTVESRKLGRPVSHGCIRLSVANARLLFKLVQSRGVANTVILVRN, via the coding sequence ATGCAGGATCCGGATCTGACTGCGGCAGCCCCACGTCGATGCGATCAAAGCTCGGTCACAGCAGTCGGAGGGACCCAAGTGCTGCAGCGCCCCCAGCCTGGCTTATCCTCGCGCTCCTGCGCCATTTTCGCGATCATGCAGCGCATCCTCGCGGCATTGGCCATCGCCATTCTCTTTCATGCCCCATGCGCTGAAGCCACCTCCTCAGAACTGCAGATTATTGTCCACATTTCCAGGCAGCAAATGTGGCTTCTGCAATCGGGAACGCATGCCTATCTGGGGCCAGTGTCCACCGCGCGTCGCGGCTACAGAACACCGACGGGCAAATTCAGGCCGCTCCGCCTGGAGCGGGTCTGGTACTCGACACGCTATGACCGGTCGCCAATGCCATACTCGATATTCTTCCACGGCGGCTACGCGATACATGGCACGGTGGAATCACGAAAACTCGGTCGACCCGTGTCGCACGGCTGCATAAGATTGAGCGTCGCCAACGCCAGACTGCTCTTCAAACTCGTGCAATCAAGGGGTGTCGCCAACACCGTCATTCTCGTCCGCAACTGA
- a CDS encoding universal stress protein, translating into MTIRTVLSILSVNQCEEDLKSAIDFCGAQGAHLNALVIALRAVPIMADYNTISSVWLDERQREIDALSEKADEIKEILGRSGLSYEVQDVYSEFAYADADIAERALYADIVLIGREAARDEELRKRIIGGALFQTPTPILINRGRRAMNSSPGSILLAWDSSDEASRAARQSLDLLKQADTVYVTMVDPVARMGANGEEPGADIAAYLARHGVKVQVDRIASGGRPADEILRQHAIDVSADLMVMGAYNHPRWQQTIFGGVTRNMLEESKMPIFMAH; encoded by the coding sequence ATGACAATCAGGACGGTATTAAGCATCCTCAGCGTCAATCAGTGTGAGGAGGATCTCAAAAGCGCGATCGACTTCTGTGGGGCGCAGGGCGCACATCTGAACGCGCTGGTGATCGCATTGAGGGCGGTGCCGATCATGGCGGATTATAACACCATTTCTTCCGTCTGGCTCGACGAGCGCCAACGCGAAATCGACGCGCTTTCCGAGAAGGCCGATGAAATCAAGGAAATCCTGGGGCGCAGCGGACTTTCCTACGAGGTGCAGGACGTTTATTCAGAGTTCGCTTATGCGGACGCGGATATCGCCGAAAGGGCGCTTTACGCCGACATCGTCCTGATCGGGCGAGAAGCCGCCCGAGACGAAGAGCTCCGCAAGCGCATCATCGGTGGCGCTCTGTTCCAAACGCCGACGCCGATCCTCATCAACCGGGGAAGGCGGGCAATGAATTCATCTCCCGGTTCGATACTTCTGGCGTGGGATTCAAGTGACGAAGCCTCCCGTGCCGCTCGCCAGTCGCTCGATCTGCTCAAGCAAGCCGACACCGTCTATGTGACCATGGTGGATCCCGTCGCAAGGATGGGCGCGAATGGCGAGGAGCCGGGAGCCGACATTGCCGCCTATCTCGCCCGTCACGGCGTCAAAGTCCAGGTAGACCGAATTGCCAGCGGCGGACGGCCGGCAGATGAGATCTTGCGACAGCATGCCATAGACGTATCCGCCGACCTCATGGTCATGGGAGCCTATAATCATCCGCGTTGGCAGCAAACGATCTTTGGCGGTGTGACGCGCAACATGCTCGAAGAAAGCAAAATGCCGATATTCATGGCCCATTGA
- a CDS encoding universal stress protein: MVYKTILAIIGAATPDQFLKQAAELCHLSEAHLSVLVVVMAAPPPIGDYAATISDAWLEEQTEDRRKLEAKITSSRDVLSGLASGAEVEGLYCEAVWAHSRIARRAIYADLVLIGDADIIGRELRRQAIDSVLFDARRPVLLVPKAAPVTLMPRKIVLAWDSSPDAAAAAREALDLMRGTDLIDIVMIEPDADGVRQGEDPGTDIAAYLAHHGVKGMVDRIVADGRTIAEALQDRAAELSADLIVMGAYGHSRLRERIFGGVTQAMIEAATIPVLLVR; the protein is encoded by the coding sequence ATGGTCTACAAGACAATTCTCGCGATCATCGGCGCGGCCACGCCTGATCAATTTCTCAAACAAGCTGCCGAATTGTGCCATTTGAGCGAAGCGCATTTGTCGGTGCTCGTCGTGGTCATGGCCGCGCCCCCGCCAATTGGGGACTATGCAGCCACGATCTCCGATGCCTGGCTCGAAGAACAGACGGAAGACAGGCGTAAACTCGAAGCAAAGATCACCTCGTCACGGGACGTTTTATCCGGCCTTGCGAGCGGCGCCGAAGTCGAAGGCCTATATTGTGAGGCGGTTTGGGCGCATTCCAGAATTGCCAGACGCGCCATCTATGCGGATTTGGTGCTCATCGGTGACGCCGACATCATCGGGCGCGAGCTCAGGCGGCAGGCAATCGATAGCGTGTTGTTTGACGCACGGCGGCCGGTGCTTCTCGTTCCCAAAGCCGCGCCAGTAACCCTGATGCCAAGAAAGATTGTCCTCGCCTGGGACTCCAGTCCCGACGCGGCCGCCGCGGCAAGAGAGGCGCTGGACCTGATGCGGGGTACGGATTTGATCGATATTGTAATGATCGAGCCGGACGCTGATGGTGTCAGGCAGGGCGAAGACCCCGGCACGGACATCGCAGCCTATTTGGCCCACCATGGCGTCAAGGGCATGGTCGATAGAATCGTGGCTGACGGACGGACGATCGCCGAAGCATTGCAAGACCGTGCCGCCGAGCTTTCTGCTGATCTGATCGTCATGGGCGCCTATGGCCACTCGCGGCTACGGGAGCGGATATTCGGTGGCGTCACACAAGCGATGATCGAAGCGGCAACGATCCCTGTTCTGCTGGTGCGCTGA
- a CDS encoding erythromycin esterase family protein, protein MWQGLTRANQHDDLRRVIAEPRLERYIGVIYRPETERWSHYSHASLPDQYDAFAWFDRTSAVTPLATQVATGEDETCSFGL, encoded by the coding sequence ATTTGGCAGGGCCTCACCCGCGCCAATCAACACGACGATCTCCGCCGCGTCATCGCGGAGCCGCGGCTTGAACGCTACATCGGCGTTATCTACCGGCCCGAGACGGAGCGCTGGAGTCACTACAGCCACGCTTCGCTGCCCGACCAGTACGATGCGTTCGCATGGTTCGACAGGACATCCGCAGTGACTCCGTTGGCAACTCAGGTTGCCACCGGAGAGGACGAGACTTGTTCCTTCGGCCTGTAG
- a CDS encoding aldehyde dehydrogenase — MNISLLINGTDRAAAGGRTYDRLDPFTEKLASRAAAASPEDVAAAVDAASAAFATWSKTGPGQRRAILMKAADIMDAKVGEFTQLMIEETGATAPWAGFNVMLAANILREAGAMTTQISGEIIPSDKPGALAMGVRQAAGVCLAIAPWNAPVILATRAIAMPIACGNSVILKASEQCPGTHRLIATVLTEAGLPAGVINVITNAPEDAPEIVTALIAHPAVRRVNFTGSTKVGRIIAETCGKYLKPALLELGGKAPLVILDDADIDGAVNAAIFGAFMHQGQICMSTERIIVDETIADQFVAKLAARASQLPAGDPRGHVVLGSLISLDAAKKMEELIADATAKGAKLVAGGKRSGTVVEATLLDYVTPGMRVYAEESFGPVKPIIRVSGEEEAIRIANDTEYGLSSAVFSRDVQRAMAVAARIESGICHINGPTVHDEAQMPFGGVKGSGYGRFGGKAAIAEFTDLRWITVEDSAQHYPF; from the coding sequence ATGAATATTTCCCTTCTCATCAACGGCACGGACCGCGCAGCCGCCGGCGGCCGCACCTATGATCGCCTCGATCCCTTCACCGAAAAGCTCGCGAGCCGCGCGGCCGCCGCAAGCCCGGAGGATGTCGCCGCCGCCGTCGACGCCGCCTCTGCCGCCTTCGCCACCTGGTCGAAAACCGGCCCCGGCCAACGCCGCGCGATCCTGATGAAGGCGGCCGATATCATGGATGCCAAGGTGGGCGAATTTACACAACTGATGATCGAAGAGACAGGCGCGACAGCGCCCTGGGCCGGCTTCAACGTCATGCTGGCCGCCAATATTCTGCGCGAGGCCGGCGCTATGACGACGCAGATATCAGGCGAGATCATTCCCTCTGACAAGCCCGGCGCACTCGCCATGGGCGTCCGTCAGGCCGCGGGCGTGTGCCTTGCCATCGCTCCGTGGAATGCGCCCGTCATCCTCGCAACCCGGGCCATCGCCATGCCGATCGCCTGCGGCAATTCCGTCATCCTCAAGGCTTCGGAACAATGCCCGGGCACGCACCGGCTGATCGCCACCGTATTGACGGAAGCAGGCCTGCCAGCCGGCGTGATCAACGTCATCACCAACGCGCCGGAGGATGCGCCTGAAATCGTCACGGCGCTGATCGCCCATCCCGCCGTCAGGCGGGTGAACTTCACCGGCTCGACCAAGGTCGGCAGGATCATTGCAGAGACCTGCGGCAAATATCTCAAGCCCGCCCTTCTCGAACTCGGCGGCAAGGCGCCGCTTGTGATCCTCGACGATGCCGATATCGACGGCGCCGTGAACGCCGCCATCTTCGGCGCCTTCATGCATCAGGGACAGATCTGTATGTCGACCGAGCGGATCATCGTCGACGAGACGATCGCCGATCAGTTCGTCGCCAAACTCGCCGCCCGCGCCAGCCAGCTGCCGGCCGGCGACCCGCGCGGCCACGTCGTGCTCGGCTCGCTGATCAGCCTCGACGCCGCCAAAAAAATGGAAGAACTGATCGCCGATGCGACGGCCAAGGGCGCAAAACTCGTGGCCGGCGGCAAACGCTCGGGCACTGTGGTCGAGGCCACACTGCTCGATTACGTCACGCCTGGCATGCGCGTTTATGCGGAAGAATCCTTCGGTCCGGTCAAGCCGATCATTCGCGTCTCCGGCGAAGAGGAAGCGATCCGTATTGCCAACGACACCGAATACGGCCTGTCATCCGCAGTCTTCAGCCGCGACGTCCAGCGGGCCATGGCAGTCGCGGCGCGGATCGAATCCGGCATCTGCCACATCAATGGTCCGACGGTGCATGATGAGGCGCAAATGCCCTTCGGCGGCGTCAAGGGCAGCGGCTACGGCCGCTTCGGCGGCAAGGCGGCGATCGCCGAATTCACAGACCTGCGCTGGATCACGGTCGAGGATTCCGCCCAGCATTATCCTTTCTGA